From a region of the Armatimonadota bacterium genome:
- the dnaJ gene encoding molecular chaperone DnaJ, with translation MPRDYYEILNVSPDATQEEIHRAYRRLAREYHPDVSKDPQAEEKFKEINEAYQVLGDPQKRAEYDRMRRGGLERVPLDFGSPFEDLFEAFFGGMRVGAEEEPGPERGADLRYDLEITLEEAAHGTERTVELTRRETCPGCFGTGAERGGGWVTCPTCGGSGQTRFTQRTLLGTFTQISTCRRCAGHGRVLRNPCTRCGGTGRVEARRQLVVSVPAGVQEGARLRLPGEGEAGRYGGPRGDLYVVVHLQPHPVFERRGLDLYCTVPLSMTQAALGDEVEVPTLDGPKPVTVPPGTQPGEVLTLKGHGLPSLEGRRGDLHVRWEVRIPKSLSPKERQLLLEFARLRGERLKKPPSLGKRVRDLLR, from the coding sequence ATGCCGCGGGACTACTACGAGATCCTCAACGTTTCCCCGGACGCCACCCAGGAGGAGATCCACCGGGCGTACCGCCGCCTGGCCCGGGAGTACCATCCGGATGTGAGCAAGGACCCCCAAGCGGAGGAGAAATTCAAGGAGATCAACGAGGCTTACCAGGTCCTGGGTGACCCGCAGAAGCGGGCGGAGTACGATCGCATGCGCCGCGGTGGACTCGAGCGGGTGCCCTTGGACTTCGGGTCTCCGTTCGAGGACCTGTTCGAGGCCTTCTTCGGCGGGATGCGGGTGGGGGCGGAGGAGGAGCCGGGTCCCGAGCGGGGGGCAGACCTGCGGTACGACCTGGAGATCACCCTGGAGGAGGCGGCCCACGGGACCGAGCGCACCGTTGAACTGACACGCCGGGAGACCTGTCCGGGCTGCTTCGGAACCGGTGCGGAGCGGGGTGGGGGATGGGTAACGTGCCCCACCTGCGGCGGCAGCGGGCAGACCCGGTTCACCCAACGGACCCTCCTCGGGACCTTCACGCAGATCTCCACCTGCCGCCGGTGTGCGGGTCACGGCCGGGTCCTACGCAATCCGTGCACGCGGTGTGGGGGAACCGGGCGGGTGGAAGCCAGGCGGCAGCTCGTGGTGAGCGTCCCCGCGGGGGTGCAGGAGGGCGCGCGGCTTCGGCTCCCGGGAGAGGGGGAGGCGGGCCGGTACGGGGGTCCCCGGGGAGACCTCTACGTGGTCGTGCACCTGCAACCGCACCCGGTCTTCGAGCGGCGGGGCCTCGATCTGTACTGCACGGTCCCTCTTTCCATGACCCAGGCAGCCCTGGGCGATGAGGTGGAAGTTCCCACCCTCGATGGCCCCAAGCCCGTGACGGTCCCCCCCGGAACGCAGCCGGGGGAGGTGCTCACGCTGAAGGGGCACGGACTTCCCTCCCTGGAGGGCCGGAGGGGGGACCTGCACGTGCGGTGGGAGGTTCGGATCCCCAAGTCCCTGAGCCCCAAGGAGCGTCAGCTGCTCCTGGAGTTCGCCCGGCTGCGGGGGGAACGGCTGAAAAAGCCGCCTTCTTTGGGCAAGCGGGTGCGGGACCTCCTGCGATGA
- the hrcA gene encoding heat-inducible transcriptional repressor HrcA codes for MAVEVLDPRKRRILQAVVHEHILTAEPVGSAALVGRYGLDVSAATIRNEMAALTEMGYLHQPHPSAGRVPTERAYRLYVDTMVQEERIPVEERRRILRTLSSVADEAERAVEHAAHELAHLLEYPSVGAVAAAEQRRFLHVQFVPFAEDRVAVVVVTDAGSIEGTLLRLPAPVPPGDLERLSRWLSEGLRGKTLGEVREGTLARIRVDRPELGLLLRRLEEALQAYLTARGPGRVFVEGHSNILKQPEFRDVRAAQPVLSALDREEVVWRLLRPLEGEVRVTIGPENPVAQMWRCSVVSATYRVGNRPAGVIGVVGPMRMPYGRVIALVRALARLLSTVLSRAAGAH; via the coding sequence ATGGCTGTGGAGGTGCTGGATCCTCGGAAGCGACGCATCCTGCAGGCGGTGGTGCACGAGCACATCCTCACCGCCGAGCCGGTGGGATCCGCAGCCCTCGTGGGCCGGTACGGGCTGGATGTGAGCGCGGCCACCATCCGCAACGAGATGGCGGCCCTCACGGAGATGGGCTACCTCCACCAGCCGCATCCCTCCGCGGGTCGGGTGCCCACGGAGCGGGCGTACCGGCTGTACGTGGACACCATGGTGCAGGAGGAACGGATCCCCGTGGAGGAGCGGCGCCGCATCCTGCGCACCCTCTCGAGCGTGGCGGACGAGGCGGAGCGGGCGGTGGAGCACGCCGCGCACGAGCTGGCGCACCTGCTGGAGTATCCCTCCGTGGGGGCGGTGGCCGCGGCGGAGCAGCGGCGGTTCCTGCACGTGCAATTCGTGCCCTTCGCGGAGGACCGGGTGGCGGTGGTGGTGGTGACGGACGCGGGCAGCATCGAGGGAACCCTCCTCCGACTTCCGGCTCCGGTCCCTCCCGGGGATCTGGAGCGGCTGAGCCGATGGCTGAGCGAGGGCCTGCGGGGGAAGACCCTGGGAGAGGTTCGGGAAGGTACCCTCGCCCGCATCCGGGTGGACAGGCCGGAGCTCGGGCTCCTCCTGCGGCGGCTCGAGGAAGCCCTGCAGGCGTACCTGACCGCGCGGGGGCCCGGTCGGGTGTTCGTGGAGGGCCACTCCAACATCCTCAAGCAGCCGGAGTTCCGCGACGTGCGGGCGGCGCAGCCCGTCCTCTCCGCCCTCGACCGGGAGGAGGTGGTCTGGCGTCTCCTCCGACCGCTGGAGGGAGAGGTGCGGGTGACCATCGGCCCGGAGAACCCCGTGGCGCAGATGTGGAGGTGCAGCGTGGTATCGGCCACCTACCGGGTCGGCAACCGGCCCGCGGGCGTGATCGGCGTGGTGGGACCCATGCGGATGCCCTACGGTCGGGTGATCGCCCTGGTGCGGGCCCTCGCCCGTCTCCTGAGCACCGTCCTCAGCCGCGCCGCGGGCGCCCACTGA
- the murJ gene encoding murein biosynthesis integral membrane protein MurJ: MTDTHPRSFARAAALMGVAAVASRLLGIVREMVVAALFGAGDAKGAYVVAYSVPFLVQRLLLGGTLSIVFIPVLTRVRLRGDPRERAEVISHLTGLVLVLGGGMVLLGQILAPWILPLAAPGFDAHLTALAVSLTRILFVAMVFLALALYLTGYLQAHEHFTVPAFAPLLFNLTVIGAALGFGPVLGIHGLAVAWVLGTAAQFLVQIPAARRAGFRFRASLRLRHPAVQEVARLALPAMLGLAVVELNAYVDRIFASFLRPNGTVNAVAALDYAYEVVQAPVGFFAISIATALFPTLSRQAEAGEFAAFGRTVSVGLRAALWCAAPVLALYLAVPGVLVRVLFERFAFTPEATAAVSGAVAAYGAGLASISCYVVLTRAYYALHDMKTPLRVGACMIPLNALLDWLLMQAWGHVGIALATSVVSTLNAGVLWSLLRRRLGTLEPDRVWRTALRSAVGASAVGLVAWGVMGALRGALGPGPGGEVIRLAATLATAGGVYLGSGLLLRAEEARWVLGLMRRRAVPAA; encoded by the coding sequence ATGACGGACACGCATCCCCGCTCCTTCGCGCGGGCGGCAGCCCTCATGGGGGTGGCGGCGGTCGCCAGCCGCCTGCTCGGGATCGTCCGGGAGATGGTGGTCGCGGCCCTGTTCGGCGCCGGCGATGCGAAGGGCGCCTACGTGGTGGCCTACTCCGTCCCCTTCCTGGTGCAGCGCCTGCTGTTGGGCGGCACCCTCAGCATCGTGTTCATCCCCGTCCTGACCCGCGTGCGCCTGCGGGGAGATCCCCGGGAGCGAGCGGAGGTGATCTCCCATCTCACGGGGCTCGTGCTGGTCCTGGGCGGGGGCATGGTGCTGCTGGGACAGATCCTGGCGCCGTGGATCCTCCCCTTGGCCGCTCCCGGGTTCGACGCGCACCTCACGGCGCTCGCGGTGTCCCTCACCCGCATCCTCTTCGTGGCCATGGTGTTCCTGGCCCTGGCCCTCTACCTCACCGGCTACCTCCAGGCACACGAGCATTTCACCGTCCCCGCCTTCGCGCCCCTCCTCTTCAACCTCACCGTCATCGGCGCCGCCCTGGGGTTCGGCCCCGTCCTGGGCATCCACGGGCTCGCGGTGGCGTGGGTCCTGGGGACCGCGGCCCAGTTCCTCGTGCAGATCCCCGCGGCCCGCCGGGCAGGCTTTCGGTTCCGGGCCAGCCTCCGTCTGCGACATCCCGCGGTGCAGGAGGTGGCGCGGCTTGCGCTCCCTGCCATGCTGGGGCTCGCCGTGGTGGAGCTCAACGCGTACGTGGACCGGATCTTCGCCTCCTTCCTCCGTCCCAACGGGACGGTGAACGCGGTGGCCGCCCTGGACTACGCCTACGAGGTGGTGCAGGCACCCGTGGGGTTCTTCGCCATCTCCATTGCCACCGCCCTCTTCCCCACCCTCTCCCGGCAGGCGGAGGCAGGGGAATTCGCGGCCTTCGGGCGGACGGTCTCCGTGGGGCTTCGGGCCGCCCTGTGGTGTGCGGCGCCCGTTTTGGCCCTCTACCTCGCGGTACCGGGGGTGCTGGTGCGGGTCCTCTTCGAACGGTTCGCCTTCACGCCGGAGGCCACCGCGGCGGTGTCCGGAGCCGTGGCCGCCTACGGCGCGGGGCTCGCGTCCATCTCCTGCTACGTGGTGCTCACCCGAGCCTACTATGCCCTACACGACATGAAGACCCCGCTCCGGGTGGGGGCCTGCATGATTCCCCTAAACGCCCTGCTGGACTGGCTGCTGATGCAGGCATGGGGGCACGTGGGCATCGCCCTGGCCACCTCCGTGGTGAGTACCCTCAACGCGGGGGTGCTGTGGAGTCTGTTGCGGCGCCGGCTGGGGACGCTGGAGCCGGACCGGGTGTGGCGGACCGCCCTGCGGTCCGCGGTGGGCGCATCGGCCGTGGGGCTGGTCGCTTGGGGGGTCATGGGGGCTCTGAGGGGAGCCCTGGGTCCGGGCCCGGGGGGGGAAGTCATCCGGCTCGCGGCGACCCTGGCGACCGCGGGTGGGGTGTACCTCGGAAGCGGTCTCCTCCTCCGCGCGGAGGAAGCCCGGTGGGTGCTGGGGCTGATGCGGCGGAGGGCCGTGCCCGCGGCGTAG
- the rpsT gene encoding 30S ribosomal protein S20: MAKRTPSALKRQRQTLKRTLRNRAWKSRMKTLIKKARELGTPEALQQAIRVIDKAAAKGIIHRNTAARRKSRLMRAVQKALRAAAAS; this comes from the coding sequence ATGGCCAAGCGGACACCTTCGGCCCTGAAGCGGCAGCGTCAGACCCTGAAGCGCACCCTGCGGAACCGGGCCTGGAAATCTCGGATGAAGACCCTCATCAAGAAGGCACGGGAGCTGGGGACTCCCGAGGCGCTGCAGCAGGCGATCCGGGTCATCGACAAGGCCGCGGCGAAGGGGATCATCCACCGGAACACCGCGGCCCGACGGAAGTCCCGGCTCATGCGGGCGGTCCAGAAGGCACTTCGGGCCGCGGCGGCCTCATGA
- the holA gene encoding DNA polymerase III subunit delta, giving the protein MSGSAAHRVTVLLGEEDWLVEEAVEEIVRGSLPPEARALNLDRLDAQETPVEEILARADTLPFFGGCRVVVVRNVDRLSAAAQERLAAYLESGAPPCVLVLTARALDRRRRLTAVLQKVAEVRVFDRLERDALVPLLQRRARHLGKRLSREAAHALVAVAGTGLRTLIMELEKLSAYVGDRTEIGVEDVRELAVGGGEVSVFELVDAVALGDASRALRSLQALVARENPLALVALLAGHFRALLATEALGSDARPEQVRVALGNRAWLYRRYLDQLRRMRGFDLRAAYRELVEADREVKSTGLPPRVVLERLVVRLTRHMRGLAAS; this is encoded by the coding sequence ATGAGCGGATCCGCGGCGCACCGGGTGACGGTCCTGCTGGGGGAGGAGGATTGGCTGGTGGAGGAGGCGGTGGAGGAGATCGTCCGCGGCTCCCTCCCGCCGGAAGCCCGGGCCCTCAACCTGGACCGGCTGGACGCGCAGGAGACCCCCGTCGAGGAGATCCTCGCCCGGGCAGACACCCTTCCCTTCTTCGGAGGCTGCCGCGTGGTGGTGGTGCGAAACGTGGATCGTCTCTCCGCGGCCGCCCAGGAACGCCTGGCCGCCTACCTGGAGTCGGGGGCGCCGCCCTGCGTGCTCGTGCTTACCGCGCGCGCCCTGGATCGTCGGCGTCGCCTCACCGCGGTGCTCCAGAAGGTGGCGGAGGTGCGAGTCTTCGATCGGCTGGAGCGAGACGCCCTGGTGCCCCTGCTCCAGCGCCGGGCGCGCCATCTCGGAAAACGCCTCTCCCGGGAGGCAGCCCACGCCCTGGTGGCCGTGGCGGGGACGGGCCTCCGGACCCTGATCATGGAACTGGAGAAGTTGAGCGCGTACGTGGGGGATCGTACGGAGATCGGGGTGGAAGACGTACGGGAGCTGGCCGTGGGGGGAGGGGAGGTCTCCGTCTTTGAACTGGTGGACGCGGTGGCCCTGGGAGACGCTTCCCGTGCCCTCCGGTCCCTGCAGGCGCTGGTGGCGCGGGAGAACCCCCTCGCCCTCGTGGCGCTCCTCGCGGGGCACTTTCGGGCCCTGCTCGCCACGGAGGCGCTGGGATCCGATGCCCGGCCGGAGCAGGTGCGGGTGGCCCTGGGCAACCGCGCCTGGCTGTACCGGCGGTACCTGGACCAGCTCCGCCGGATGCGGGGGTTCGACCTGAGGGCGGCTTACCGGGAACTGGTGGAGGCGGACCGGGAGGTGAAGAGCACGGGCCTTCCGCCCCGGGTGGTGCTGGAGCGGCTGGTGGTGCGGTTGACGCGCCACATGCGCGGCCTTGCGGCTTCATGA
- a CDS encoding DUF3006 family protein, whose amino-acid sequence MRRRGVVDRIEEEVAVVFLEDGNAAFLPRTVLPPGSVEGSDIEIAVRLRTARDRRAGRRIPGRPEEGA is encoded by the coding sequence GTGAGGCGGCGCGGGGTGGTGGATCGCATCGAGGAAGAGGTGGCGGTGGTCTTTTTGGAGGACGGAAACGCCGCCTTCCTCCCACGGACGGTTCTGCCTCCGGGAAGCGTGGAGGGGAGCGACATCGAGATCGCGGTGCGGCTGCGGACCGCCCGGGACCGGAGGGCGGGGCGACGGATCCCGGGGCGGCCTGAGGAGGGCGCATGA
- a CDS encoding DNA internalization-related competence protein ComEC/Rec2 gives MRRPLVWVSLAFAVGIGAAFVLGPPLEGVLVAGLGVALGGIPFFLSRPLLRSLAVLLLVGCAGAGLALLQRAPPGPWDAASLVGRRVGLVGLVAARPGPGRFVLAVEAAKGHPQVRGGRLLVRARSLPALEVGDRVRVVGEVDSLRGPRNPGEPEPEAWAARLRVRARLAADRVEVLRPGAGFRLLRWASLTRTRLREIYRQALPEPYGSVLSSLVLGTEVEDEGLLRAFREAGLSHVLVASGAQLAVVGGVLHFLLRRTPRWFRASAVLAGVLGFALVAGWEPSMARAAGMSAVAVAAQLLRRDPDALTGLGWAVLVLLAANPALILDVGFQLSVAATWGLVILAPPLAQRLIPLPRPLRNLVGATVGAQLAVLPLLLWHFGRIPLLAPVTNLVALPAVGVLVPAGLAAGILGAVWPPMGWLTAAFMEPLVAFVVSVARAASQLPGATIAFPASSGWAVALGLALLIAARAFRTLPRMETVAAGCAVGLAGCMALQAFQDLRPDPRLRVVFLDVGSGDSIVVRDPWGRTLVVDGGPDGRPLVRFLEREGVRRVEVVVLSHPHADHVAGLLPLLENFAVSAVVDAGYPHPAPPYQAFLRAVRKRGISYRRARRGMTVRISEDVVVRVLWPEDRFIGGRSPANENSVVIRLRYGERSVLLPGDVEGNAEAALVRSGEDLRADVLKVPHQGSRTSSTEEFLREVAPRFAVLSVGARNPFGHPHPQVLRRYAGLGVRVYRTDEDGAVTVITDGRRLWVETTRSR, from the coding sequence GTGCGGCGTCCGCTGGTGTGGGTGAGCCTCGCCTTCGCCGTGGGGATCGGGGCCGCGTTCGTGCTCGGGCCCCCGCTCGAGGGCGTGCTCGTGGCGGGTCTGGGGGTAGCCCTCGGGGGGATCCCCTTCTTCCTCTCCCGCCCCCTTCTCCGATCCCTCGCCGTCCTGCTCCTGGTGGGATGCGCCGGAGCGGGGCTCGCGCTCCTCCAAAGAGCGCCTCCGGGACCTTGGGACGCGGCATCCTTGGTGGGACGGCGCGTGGGGCTTGTGGGGCTTGTGGCTGCGCGGCCGGGACCGGGACGGTTCGTACTGGCGGTGGAGGCCGCGAAGGGTCACCCGCAGGTGCGGGGCGGCCGGTTGCTGGTGCGTGCGCGATCGCTGCCCGCCCTGGAGGTGGGGGATCGGGTTCGGGTGGTGGGGGAGGTGGATTCTCTCCGGGGTCCACGGAACCCGGGGGAACCGGAGCCGGAAGCCTGGGCCGCCCGGCTCCGGGTGCGGGCGCGGCTGGCCGCGGATCGGGTAGAGGTTCTCAGGCCCGGGGCGGGGTTCCGGCTGCTGCGCTGGGCTTCTTTGACCCGGACGAGGCTGCGGGAGATTTACCGCCAGGCGCTGCCGGAACCCTACGGGTCCGTGCTCTCCAGCCTCGTCCTGGGGACGGAGGTGGAGGACGAGGGGCTCCTCCGGGCCTTCCGGGAAGCGGGCCTCTCCCACGTGCTCGTGGCGTCCGGAGCCCAGCTGGCCGTCGTGGGCGGGGTGCTGCACTTCCTGCTGCGAAGAACGCCGCGGTGGTTTCGGGCCTCGGCCGTCCTCGCGGGTGTGCTGGGGTTCGCCCTCGTGGCGGGGTGGGAGCCTTCCATGGCCCGGGCCGCGGGGATGAGCGCGGTGGCGGTGGCCGCACAGCTGCTGCGGCGGGATCCGGACGCCCTCACGGGGCTGGGGTGGGCGGTCCTGGTGCTTTTGGCCGCGAACCCCGCCCTGATCCTGGATGTGGGGTTCCAGCTCTCCGTGGCGGCCACTTGGGGCCTGGTGATCCTGGCACCGCCCCTCGCGCAGCGGTTGATCCCGCTTCCCCGCCCCCTGCGGAATCTGGTGGGGGCCACCGTGGGCGCCCAGCTCGCGGTGCTGCCCCTGTTGCTCTGGCACTTCGGGAGAATCCCCCTCCTCGCACCCGTGACGAACCTCGTGGCCCTGCCCGCGGTCGGCGTGCTGGTGCCCGCGGGGCTGGCGGCGGGCATCCTGGGCGCGGTTTGGCCTCCCATGGGGTGGCTTACGGCGGCGTTTATGGAGCCCCTCGTGGCGTTCGTGGTCTCCGTGGCGCGTGCGGCGTCGCAGCTCCCCGGAGCCACCATCGCCTTCCCCGCGTCATCCGGATGGGCTGTAGCCCTTGGGCTCGCCCTCCTCATCGCGGCCCGGGCCTTTCGGACTCTCCCGCGTATGGAGACCGTGGCGGCGGGCTGTGCGGTGGGGCTGGCGGGCTGCATGGCCCTGCAGGCCTTCCAGGATCTCCGACCCGATCCCCGGCTGCGCGTGGTGTTCCTGGACGTGGGGAGCGGGGACAGCATCGTGGTGCGCGATCCATGGGGAAGGACCCTGGTGGTGGACGGGGGCCCTGACGGGCGACCCCTCGTGCGGTTCCTGGAGCGGGAAGGAGTGCGGCGGGTGGAGGTGGTGGTCCTCAGCCATCCCCACGCGGATCACGTGGCAGGACTCCTCCCGCTGTTGGAGAACTTCGCCGTATCGGCGGTGGTGGACGCGGGCTACCCGCACCCGGCCCCGCCCTACCAGGCGTTCCTGCGCGCGGTCCGAAAGCGTGGCATTTCGTACCGCCGGGCCCGGCGGGGCATGACGGTGCGGATCTCGGAGGATGTGGTGGTGCGGGTGCTGTGGCCGGAGGACCGGTTCATCGGAGGCCGCTCGCCGGCCAACGAGAACTCCGTGGTGATCCGGTTGCGGTACGGGGAGCGGAGCGTGCTGCTCCCGGGGGACGTGGAGGGGAACGCGGAGGCGGCGCTCGTGCGCTCCGGCGAGGACCTGCGGGCGGACGTGCTCAAGGTCCCGCACCAGGGCAGCCGGACCAGCAGCACGGAGGAGTTCCTGCGGGAAGTCGCTCCCCGCTTCGCGGTGCTCTCCGTGGGAGCCCGTAACCCCTTCGGACATCCGCACCCGCAGGTCCTGCGGCGTTACGCGGGACTCGGGGTCCGGGTGTACCGGACCGACGAGGACGGAGCGGTGACGGTGATCACCGACGGGAGGCGCCTATGGGTGGAAACCACGAGGTCGAGGTGA
- the thrS gene encoding threonine--tRNA ligase: MEGESIRVRFPDGTELRVARGTTLEALARFRGEEGILAAMVDGQPRDLNSPLVRDAEVRFLRFEDPEGRQIYWHSSAHLLAQAVKELFPGAKLAIGPPIEDGFYYDVDVGRSLTPEDLERIEAKMRELAARDQRIERVELPREEAIRLYQELGEKYKLELLQEIPDERISFYRQDGFLDMCRGPHLPRTGLIRAIKVLGTSGAYWRGDERREQLVRIYGITFPAEEQLRAFLDRLEEARRRDHRRLGRELELFSIEEEVGPGLVLWHPRGAVIRRTIEEFLRAQLDARGYRWVYTPHVAREALWEQSGHLSWYRENMFSGIEVEGQRYLVKPMNCPFHIMIYRSKTRSYRDLPLRLAEFGTVYRYERSGVLHGLLRVRMITQDDAHIFCRPDQIESEIADLLDLAFSVHEAFGFERYEVMLSVRDPRTPEKYAGRPEVWDHAEAALEQALIRRNVAYTRAPGEANFYGPKIDVYFFDALGRKWQLTTIQLDFTLPERFGLEYTGEDNRPHRPVMIHRAILGSLERFLGILIEHYAGAFPLWLAPEQVRVLPIADRHLPFAQEVAARLRKSGLRVEVDGRNEKVTKKVRDAQVEKVPYMLVVGDREAATGTVAVRHRSAGDLGPLSVEDFTARALQEIAARR, from the coding sequence ATGGAGGGAGAGAGCATCCGGGTGCGGTTTCCGGACGGGACGGAGCTCCGGGTGGCACGCGGCACCACGCTCGAGGCGCTCGCGCGCTTCCGGGGAGAGGAGGGGATCCTGGCGGCCATGGTGGACGGGCAACCGCGGGATCTCAACAGCCCGCTCGTGCGCGACGCGGAGGTGCGGTTCCTGCGGTTCGAGGACCCGGAGGGCCGCCAGATCTACTGGCACTCCTCCGCGCACCTCCTCGCACAGGCGGTGAAGGAGCTGTTCCCGGGAGCGAAGCTCGCCATCGGGCCGCCCATCGAGGATGGGTTCTACTACGACGTGGATGTGGGACGGTCCCTCACCCCGGAGGACCTGGAACGCATCGAGGCCAAGATGCGGGAGCTCGCGGCCCGGGACCAGCGGATCGAGCGCGTCGAACTCCCCCGGGAGGAGGCCATCCGCCTGTATCAGGAGCTCGGGGAGAAGTACAAGCTGGAGCTCCTGCAGGAGATTCCGGACGAACGGATCTCCTTCTACCGGCAGGATGGATTCCTGGACATGTGCCGGGGGCCGCATCTCCCCCGCACAGGCCTCATCCGGGCCATCAAGGTGCTGGGCACGAGCGGAGCCTACTGGCGAGGAGACGAGCGCCGGGAGCAGCTGGTGCGCATCTACGGGATCACCTTCCCCGCGGAGGAGCAGTTGCGGGCGTTCCTGGACCGGCTGGAGGAGGCCCGCCGGCGGGACCACCGGCGGCTGGGGAGAGAGCTGGAGCTCTTCAGCATCGAGGAGGAGGTGGGGCCCGGGCTCGTGCTGTGGCACCCACGGGGGGCGGTGATCCGCCGAACCATCGAGGAGTTCCTGCGCGCGCAGCTGGACGCAAGGGGCTACCGTTGGGTCTACACGCCGCACGTGGCCCGGGAGGCCCTGTGGGAGCAGAGCGGACACCTCAGCTGGTACCGGGAGAACATGTTCAGCGGGATCGAGGTGGAGGGCCAGAGGTATCTCGTCAAGCCCATGAACTGCCCCTTCCACATCATGATCTATCGGTCGAAGACCCGGAGCTACCGCGATCTTCCCCTCCGGCTCGCGGAGTTCGGCACCGTGTACCGGTACGAGCGGTCCGGGGTGCTCCACGGGCTACTGCGGGTGCGCATGATCACCCAGGACGACGCCCACATCTTCTGCCGACCTGACCAGATCGAGTCCGAGATCGCGGATCTTTTGGATCTCGCCTTCTCCGTTCACGAGGCCTTCGGCTTCGAGCGGTACGAGGTGATGCTGTCCGTGCGGGATCCACGAACCCCGGAGAAATACGCGGGTCGCCCGGAGGTGTGGGACCACGCGGAGGCGGCCCTGGAACAGGCCCTGATCCGCCGGAACGTGGCCTACACCCGGGCCCCGGGGGAGGCGAACTTCTACGGCCCCAAGATCGACGTGTATTTCTTCGATGCCCTGGGCCGGAAGTGGCAGCTCACCACCATCCAGCTGGACTTCACCCTTCCCGAACGGTTCGGGCTGGAGTACACGGGGGAGGACAACCGACCGCACCGGCCCGTGATGATCCACCGGGCCATCCTGGGAAGCCTGGAGCGGTTTCTGGGCATCCTCATCGAGCACTACGCGGGGGCCTTCCCCCTGTGGCTCGCGCCGGAGCAGGTCCGGGTCCTGCCCATCGCGGACCGTCACCTCCCCTTTGCCCAGGAGGTGGCCGCCCGGCTCCGGAAGAGCGGGCTGCGGGTGGAGGTGGACGGCCGCAACGAGAAGGTCACGAAGAAGGTCCGGGACGCCCAGGTGGAGAAGGTGCCCTACATGCTGGTGGTGGGGGATCGGGAGGCCGCGACCGGCACCGTGGCCGTGCGTCACCGGTCCGCGGGGGATCTCGGCCCCCTGTCCGTGGAGGACTTCACCGCCCGCGCCCTGCAGGAGATCGCCGCCCGCCGGTAA
- a CDS encoding SDR family oxidoreductase: MQDVLGVTGASGRLGRRVVELLLERVPAGRIRALTRHPERLQDLAHRGVTVLPGDFNQPEALARALEGVERLLIISTDDLRPGARIAQHRNAVQAARRAGVRHVAYTSALHADHNPVSFMRDHAETEVAIRESGLPFTFLRNNLYAESLLTVASQAVQTGVLRLPAGEGRVSFVAREDCARIAAAVLTRPGQEGRIYEVTGPDRCSYGDVAAVLSELSGRPVRYEPVSLEEYTRSMEAAGLAPAAVEAFASLYRAIAQGFFDRVSPAVEEVTGRPPLSLREALFPYRAQLRSAGP, translated from the coding sequence ATGCAAGACGTGCTGGGGGTCACGGGCGCCAGCGGACGTCTGGGCCGGCGGGTGGTGGAGCTGCTGCTGGAGAGGGTGCCCGCGGGCCGCATCCGGGCCCTCACCCGGCACCCGGAAAGGCTGCAGGACCTGGCTCACCGCGGGGTGACCGTGCTCCCGGGCGATTTCAACCAGCCGGAGGCCCTGGCCCGGGCCCTGGAGGGCGTAGAGCGCCTGCTGATCATCAGCACGGACGACCTCCGGCCGGGCGCGCGCATCGCCCAGCACCGGAACGCGGTGCAGGCCGCGCGCCGGGCCGGGGTTCGGCACGTGGCATACACCTCCGCCCTCCACGCGGACCACAACCCGGTGTCCTTCATGCGGGATCACGCGGAGACAGAGGTGGCGATCCGGGAGAGCGGGCTACCGTTCACGTTCCTGCGCAACAACCTGTACGCGGAGAGCCTCCTCACCGTGGCTTCCCAGGCCGTGCAGACGGGCGTGCTCCGGTTGCCGGCCGGCGAGGGTCGGGTGAGCTTCGTGGCCCGGGAGGACTGCGCCCGGATCGCCGCGGCCGTACTGACACGGCCGGGACAGGAGGGAAGGATCTACGAGGTCACGGGACCGGATCGCTGTTCATACGGGGACGTGGCGGCGGTGCTGTCCGAGCTCAGCGGTCGCCCCGTTCGCTACGAGCCCGTCTCCCTGGAGGAGTACACCCGGAGCATGGAGGCGGCGGGGCTTGCGCCCGCCGCGGTGGAGGCCTTCGCCTCCCTGTACCGGGCCATCGCCCAGGGCTTCTTCGACCGCGTCTCGCCCGCGGTGGAGGAGGTCACCGGCCGCCCTCCCCTCTCCCTGCGGGAGGCGCTCTTCCCGTACCGGGCCCAGCTTCGCTCCGCGGGCCCTTGA